The nucleotide sequence TTCTCATGTCCTGGCAAGGGCAGAATGTGAGCTGTGGTGCTCAGGTTTCATAATGAATTACTGTGGGAACTGGCTCGCGCCATCCTAACACAACTCCAGGAGTTTGGGAAGTCAAAGGGGAGTCTTATGAGAAGGAGCTGATATGGTTGGGTTTCCTGCCGAGCCCCACTGAGATCCTGGGGAAGATAGcacttcccagtgctgctcgacaagagaaagcaaacagagCTTTACCACCGAGTTCACTCAGTGCTTGACCCAGCCTTCCTACTGCTTCAGGGTTTTCTAGGACTAATCAGAATGgataacaaaataattcagaacGAGAAAGTGAATGCATTTGGGGTTTCCATGGATTTACATTAGGATCTGAGTTCATTACAATATTAATTTTGACTAGGTCCAATCCTTTCTAAAGGCATTTCAACACTATTTTCATGCTggatgaaaatgtaatttttgtatACCATAATAAACATATTCATATGTATGTAACTGTATATTTCTCCAGATACGTATCTCCATAAATGTTGGAGCATTGCAAAACCATTCATAATCTATTACAGAACCTTTTGTAAAATACATTCATCCCCAGATTTTAATGACTCACATAAACGCTAACTACTCATGGATTTCTATAAAGATTATTTCTGGACTGACTCAAAAATTTATGGGTTTACATTTGTATATATATCATTGGTGAAGGAATTTTTGTTTGGGAGGGAATATGTATGCTTTATTCAAATATGATTTAGAGAAGCATAATTTTCACATGACAACGGAAAACACTTTCCTTGATCTAATGGCAGTTTTAAAGGTTGAATAGTTGTCCTCTTTTATGATGAATAACTCAAAAGTCAGTGGAGAGGAGatgctttctgttttctatCTATGCAGAGGACACTTGCTTCTTATTAATATAAATCATAAatacatgtaatttttaaaatataatagtttCATGTAATTTTCACAAGTTTTCTTGAACATTAGAGTATCCCCATGGTATATACAcgatttgaaatattttactatCAAGGTGGAAAAGCTAGTATGATTTTTACTCCAATGTTAATAATATTTGGGGGCTAACTTTGATCCATGCatcaattttccttttacacAACTGTAAAAGTACAAAGGATGTTTTGTAGTGTAAGTTCTTAATACTTTCTTTGATTGAAATTGGCTCTGTCCTGGAATTAATCTAAAACTCCTGAGTCAATCAGATTTAAGAAGGTATGAGTTTTTATGAAATTCACTAAGCTCCAACAGTTTTTGAAGTTTGATCTAAGAATCCAATCTATCAACACATGTGGACGTTCATTACAGTCCTTTACAATGTTTAATGGTCTGCTAAAATCATTCAAGATTGGATGAAGGAAAGGgaacagcattttaatttttacttcagAATCCTCAGCTTCAAGTTTTGGTAGAAAATCTTCCGATTCAAACTGTAGATACACACAAACAAACTAAAGACTACcttgttaataaaaaaatactttgatttttcCCTTATGTTGCATAACACAAAAATCAAATGTTATTTCAAAATTGAGAGTTATATTCTCTAGTGACAGTgcaagttttgttttttcagttccCTAGATctttttatttaggaaaaaaatgaattgtgTGCAGTGCTTCATTTCAGGAAACCTTAACTTTCTGGGggaaaattattccaaaatttTTACTTGGTAATAGGTTAATGTTCTGAAAAGCTTTGGAAAGTCACgggttttttttacagtgtcTCTGTATTTTCCAACGTGATTGttaacagaacaaaatatcCATAGTTTGGCCTGGTAAGGATCTCTTTCCATAATGCTCTTTTGTCTGtataacaataataaaagcTTTATTGGCACCTATTTCACATGACTTCCATAATTCTCCTGTGGCTGACCCTAACCAGTACCAATAAAACCATGCATTTTCTCactgtacattaaaaaaaaaaaaaaaaaaaaaaaaggtaaaaattttATAAGGAAATCTATGCCAAAGACCTTACTAGAAAAGTCACTTTAAGACTGGATTTTATTGTAATTGTATCTCATTTTCAGTAGGgactacttttttattttatgatatCATATAATTTACTGgtgatttattttctccctctctccccatctccagtcaaacaattaaatatttctgaaagagcCCTGGAATTTTAACACAAGGGAATAGATATCCCCCAAAACCATCCTCGAACCATTTTCTTAGTTAATATGTTCAGGTACCCAAGGACATTCTCCAGTTCGATAATTTATCAGGGGTTAAAATAGCCCTCACTTAGCAAGAAGCCAGCTCTTAAGAGATGCTATTCATGCTGCCAGTTGTATGGCATCTCTAACGAGCAATAAATAGGCATCGCGGACACTCAGGACATGCCACAGGCTGGGAGTTTCCATCCAAAGCACTTAGTGACTATCTGTGAATAATGAACACATTCATGGGACACAGCATGGGTTGTGCAGCGTCCTTGAAAGGGGAAAAGTTCTCTTCCAGTATCCCTGATGGTGAAGAATGCAGCTGGATTAGGTTTATTAAGAAAGTacagtggaaagaaaaacaattttctctgtttccccGTCTTCAGGGACCCGTTAAAATTTACCGCAAATTCAGAAGGAATCCACAAAGTGTTGCTGCACTTAAGTGCTATTTAACTCACATTTGAGGGGCTTTAGGGTTTTCTACATGCAAGAAAAAGTTTCCCACTGCCGTGTCCTCCTCCTTTGCCGCAGAGGCCACTCAAAATGGGGTATCGCCGTGAGATGCGCATGGGACCTCCATCCAGGcggggggctggcagggacacccCTCTGGAAAGCCCCCTCTGCTTGTCCCTGCGAGCCTCAGCGGGGCATAACCCACCACCCCTGGGTCCTGCTCGGCACCGGCCCCTTTTTGAGGACGGCAGAGCCGGAGCCGGGACCTGGCGAACTCTATAGGGATGAGACCCGCCCGGGGAGGAGAATTTGGGTGGCTCCCCGGGAAGGTGAGCGGGCCCCCGCCTCCCGAAGGGAGCAGAGAGAGTGGAAGGTGTTACACAGAGGTTTAGAGGGGGTACAATCATCTTCTTGTTGATCAGTATTTCATGGGggatgtttgtttgtttatttattttgttgttttcttgttttagtATTGCTTTTAAGTAGGTATCCGAACCATCCCAccacctctgctcctctgaGGGAGCTTTGGACCCGAAAAAGCAACACTGCTTTCTAGGAACAGGTTTTGCCTTTTGGTGGCTCCCGACTACTTACTGAAGGTGCTAATATAGtcattatttgttttatttttatacctaAGCACCTAAAGAGAACATGgctgaaacagtatttttatttataagtaTACgcatacatatatacatatatatgtgtgtgtatgtgtacgCTTatgaattatatatatataaaaatataaaaatatatatttatatacatatatatatatatatacatacatcaAGCAGAGGCAGATATTGGCCAATTCCCTTACCCCCAGCGATGCCGTCTCATCTCTTAGGAAGGTGTCAGCAACTGAGCGATCTGTtcagcactgctttttttttgacacGGAGAAGGGAGCATGGTGCCCGTGCCCAAAGCCACCTCTGCCCGCAGCGCTGGGGGTCAATAGCCCCCGCAAAGGTCCGGGCTCCGAACGCTCGCGGCCCTTAAAAGCAAAGAGGAGCAGAGGTTAGGGGTGCGAGCGATAAAGGCTGCCTTTCATTTTGCTTCTACTTTACGACACACCGAGGCAGTGAAGGGAGAGCGAGGGGAGGCATCAAACACCAGCAAGGTAATTGCATTCACATTGCGGGAAGCCGTTCCGCTCCCTGCGGGAGGCGGCCGGGCAGCGGCGGGAGTGGCTGGCCCGCCAGCACCGTGACTCACTGGAGGCTCTTGTCACACTCACACACGCGTTTTCGGCCCCAAATATAGCCTTCCGTCTGCCGATTCCCTACGGAGCCCGGCCCCAAATGTCCACTTCTTCCTGCCCTCTGCGTGGCAGCCGGCTGTCGAGCACACCCTGACAGAGGCTCAGGAGCCGTCGGAGATGGCGACGGGGGGATATCCCACGGGCATTCCACACCATGTGGCCAGCGGGCATCCCAGGCCGGGGTGGGCACGAACTGGAAGCCAGGACTGTTCGGCCGAAGAGACCCCGCCGGCAGCGGGCCGGGGCCACAGGCCGCGCCCGTCCCGCACCTCGCAGAGCCGCGCTGGACCTGGAAGTCTCCGACGCCTCGGAGAAAAACATGTACctgggaaagaaacagagccgaagagggaaaaaataagggGCCCCACCACCTGTAGTCTAAGCACGGTCTCAAGGCCAACTCTGTAGAAAACACGTGGTTTTTCTCCCTCCTGACCCACGGGAGGCATCAGGACCTGCCCATTCCCCTCCATTCCCCTGCctgcaaaaaataaagatttaccGTGGCGCAAAAAGGTGGCTGTGGAAGAGAAGGCTGTTGGGGAAGGAGAGGTTTCGCTTCGCCGCAACCACGCTGAATCCCGCCGGAGACGGCCCGGGAACTGCGGCACGTCCCCTGCCCGGCGCGGGGGTAGCCCGGGGTGATGGCAAAGCCCTCGGCACCCCTCCGTCCCCGCTACCTCCGGGCAGGTGACTCCGAAAGGCGTTAAGGCAGGAGCCAAGGATGTCTTTCCAACATTAAATTACGAAAAATACCGTCACTGggtgcttttcctgcttcctgcccTGATGGATGGCTGCAGGAGACACACGCCCTTTTTAGTCTCGTCATAATAGGCACTAAGAATATCAACCACGAAATGTTAGTAATGTCACTACAGCGATGCAAACAGTGTGTAAACGTAACTAcgagcttaaaaaaaatccccaataaACGCGGACATGCATGTACAAGTGTTGTGTTTGCAGGTATAGAATTGTACTCATCCTGGTTCTGTGTTTCAGGAATACATCTGAGATACACGATTTTCACAAGCACAGTTCAGCATTACTGCACACCAAACAGTGTGTTATACTGAAGAAATCCGGAGAGGGGGAAAGCAAGAGCAAATTTACTC is from Corvus moneduloides isolate bCorMon1 chromosome 5, bCorMon1.pri, whole genome shotgun sequence and encodes:
- the LOC116444082 gene encoding uncharacterized protein LOC116444082; the protein is MTRLKRRGRRGAEGFAITPGYPRAGQGTCRSSRAVSGGIQRGCGEAKPLLPQQPSLPQPPFCATVHVFLRGVGDFQVQRGSARCGTGAACGPGPLPAGSLRPNSPGFQFVPTPAWDARWPHGVECPWDIPPSPSPTAPEPLSGCARQPAATQRAGRSGHLGPGSVGNRQTEGYIWGRKRVWPRAFGARTFAGAIDPQRCGQRWLWARAPCSLLRVKKKAVLNRSLSC